Genomic DNA from Paenibacillus borealis:
TGGAGCTGAAAAAGGTGATGGAGCCGGTTGTAATCGAAGGGCAGGATCTGCGGGCTGGACTCTTGAAAATTACGAACCGCTACGATTTCCTGCACCTGGAGCATCTGCAGCTGGTCTGGAATGTAACGGCAGACGGCAAAGTCTTATGCTCGGGTACAAGCGGGCTGCCTGAGATCCCGCCGGGAGAAGCGGGCACCGTAACAATCAGTTATACATTGCCGGACCTCTTGCAGCCGGCAACGGATTACTGGCTGAATGTCAGCGTGCTGCTTGCCGCTGATACGGCTTGGGCAGAAGCAGGCTTCGAAGTTGCCTGGGCCCAGTTTGAACTGCCATATCAATCGGAGCTACAGCCTGCGGTAGAACTATCCGGCTTCGCGCCTTTATCCGTTAAGGAGAATGGTATGATGCTTGAAGTGCAGGGAAGTGATTTCGAGCTTCAGTTTGACCGTATTTATGGTGTTATTGCCGGATGGAAACATGCTGGTGTGCATCTTTTGGAGGAAGGGCCAAGACTATATCTGTGGCGTGCTCCAACGGATAATGATATGCGGCCGATAGGTGACTGGAGAACCTCCATTGATAATGACCAGCGTGCAACAGTGCTATGGAAGAAGAGCGGGCTGCACTGGCTCCAGCACCGGGTAATCAGTGTGGACTGGAGCAGTAACGTCAGCGGATCGGCTGTGACGGTCACCTGCAGGGTACGCGTGGCTCCGCCGATTCTAAAGTGGTCGGTCGACACGGTATATACGTACACGATTTATGCAAACGGGGACGTGATGGCCAGTGTTAACGGATCGATTGACGGCAGCGGCGCTCCGGAGACGCTGCCGCGCATCGGGCTGCGGCTGGCGCTGCCGGACGATTGTGAGCGGGCTGAATGGTACGGGCGCGGTCCTGGCGAGGCGTATGCGGACTCGAAGCAGGCGGCGAAGTTCGGCATCTATCAGCAAACGGTGCGCGGACTCTTTACCGAGTACATCGTGCCGCAGGAGAATGGCAACCGCACCGATACACGCTGGCTCGCGCTGACGAATCAGCACGGGGCAGGTTTGCTCGTAGCGGGTTCGCCGCAGTTTGATTTCACAGCAAGACGCTATACAAGCGGGGATCTGGAGAAGGCGCGTCATACATTTGAGCTGCACGAACGAGGCCGCATCTACCTGCATCTCGATCTTGCGCAGAACGGGCTGGGCAGCGCCAGCTGTGGTCCCGGCGTGCTCCCGCAGTATGTGCTGAAGGCGGAGAACTTCCACTTCCAGGTCCGTCTATCACCGTTGGCCGCCGGTTCGGGATCACCCGCGCAGATTGCTAAACGTATGCCGCGAATAGACTGATAACAGTAATTAAAGAGCCCCGCAGCACGGTGTTGACACCGGTTGCGGGGCTCTTATTTATGAACAATTTCCATAAAAGAAACGATAATATTACATTTTTCTTCATGTGTTTCTGCCATACAATAAAAACATCATAAGAGATTGGAGTGCATATTCAATAAAACGTTTTCATCATTGAATTTATCGCTGCAGGAGGGAAAGTAATTGAAGACAGATACTGTGAAGCTACAGAGAAAGAACTTGATGACAGATTCTATGAAGCTACAGAGAAAAATGAGAATTAAAGAGAATATACCCTTATACAGTATGTTGATTTTACCGCTTTTGGTCTTTGCTATTTTTAGCTATGGCCCCATGTTTGGCCTGGTCATCGCCTTTAAAGATTACAGATTTATTGATGGTATTATGGGAAGCGAATGGGTGGGGCTCCGCAATTTCCGGATGATATTTGCCCAGCCGCAAACCGTAGGGATTATACGGAATACCTTGGTGATAAGCCTGCTTACCCTGGTGACATCGTTCCCATTCCCGATTATTTTAGCTATTCTTCTGAATGAAGTAAGAAGCAAGTTCTTTAAAAAAGCAACACAAACGGTTCTTTATTTACCACACTTCTTCTCCTGGATCATCGTAGGCGGAATTATTATTAACATCTTTTCCACTAATAATGGTCCAATCAATTTTATTATTGAAGCCCTTGGCGGGACACCCTTCCAGTTTATGTTTAATCATACGTCGTGGATGTCCATCTATCTGGGAGCCGGGATATGGAAGGATACAGGATTCAATACCATTATCTACTTGGCTGCACTATCGAGTATAGATCCTTCCTATTATGAGGCTGCGGTTGTAGACGGCGCTAACAAGTGGAAGCAGATTACCAAGATCACGATTCCATGTTTGATCCCAGTGATCGTTCTGCAGTTTATATTAGCCACCGGCAAGATTATGGAAGTCGGTTTTGATCGTATTTATGTGCTGCAGAATGCAATGGTCAGGGATATCTCGGATGTCGTGTCCACATATATTTATGAATTTGGGATACAATCGGGGAATTTCAGCATAACTACGGCCATGGGATTGTTTGATTCTGTCATCAGCTTGACACTTGTGCTTCTGGCTAATCAAATTGCTAAGAAGTCAGATAACGCTTTGTTCTAAACCATTAGCAAACCAGCCATTTGAAAGAGAGGACAGGCCTTTGAAAATTTCCACTGGAGAGAAAACGTTTTATACTATTAACAATATCGTGATTTTTTTGGTATCGCTTACTTGTCTGATGCCGCTCCTGTATATCGTTGCTACTTCCTTCAGTAGCGGTGCAGCTATAGAATCAGGAAAAGTATATTTATGGCCAGTTGATTTCACACCTGCTGCCTATAAAGTATTGACTGTATCCACGGGTTTGTTTAAATATGTTTGGAATAGTGTTGTTGTAACCGGGGTTGGGGTCGCACTTAGTATGATTTTCACGATAATCTGTGCGTATCCGTTATCCAAAAAGAAATTGTTTGCTAGAAAGAAAATCACCTTCTTCATTGTCTTCACCATGTTGTTCGGTGGTGGAATGATCCCAACCTACCTGCTTGTAAAAGAGCTTGGATTGATGAATTCCTATTGGTCCATTTGGTTAACAACGCTGATCAGTCCCTACAATATGTTAATCATGAAGTCTTTCTTCGAGAACATTCCTGATGAAATAGACGAATCAGCCAGAATCGACGGTTGTTCCGAATGGCGGATTTTGCTTCAGATGTATCTTCCGCTGTCCAAAGCAGTGATTGCTACGTTGTGTCTCTTTTACGGGGTAACGTATTGGAACATGTTCCTGAAAGTACTGATGTATATCAACGATTCAAGGGGTTATACATTACCCGTGCTCATTCAACAGATGGTTTTCCAGCTTGAACAAATAAAACTTGGTACCAGTGTAGATCTGAATCAGGTAGCGGGTGCAAATCAGGTCATTTCGGAATCTGTTAAATCGGCAGGTGTTGTTGTATTGATAGTGCCTATGCTAATTGTATACCCGTTTTTGCAAAAATATTTTGTTAAAGGTGTTATGCTCGGTTCGGTTAAAGGCTAATGAGACAGGATTGTAAAGGATACGGTCACAAATCGTATTCTTCACATATATATCGAAAGCGATTTCAATTTCGATACTTATTTTGTTCCGAAAAAAGGGAGGCAGCAAACGTATGAAGAGGAAAGTATTGGGTGTGGCTGCATTAACGCTGATGATGGCCGTTTCTACTGGTCTCACAGCATGCAGCAATTCAAACAACAACGCTGGAGATAAGGCTGCAAACAGCACTACAAACAACACTACAGCCAGCGCAACGAAAGAACCTGACAAGGTGGCAAACCTTACCCCTGCCGGCTTAGAAAGAAAAGGTAAAGTCAGCGTTATGGTCTATGACCGGGGACTCATTCCGGCATCAGAAGGTACGTATGATAATAACCGCTGGACCAAATGGATTCAGGAAAATGCACCGTTTGAAGAAGTTGAATTTGTCATCGTGCCCCGGACAGAAGCTGTGCAGAAAATGAACATGCTGTTCGCAGCAGGTGAGGGACCGGATGTCGTAGCCAACTATGAAGATGTGGGGCCGTTTATTGCTAAAGGACAAGCACTGGAAATCACAGAGGATCTGCTGGCCAAAATGCCGAACTACAAGAAGATTCTGGATGAAAACCCGGCGCTGCAAAAGCTCACTACAACAAATGGTAAAATCTACACCGTGGGAACAATATCCCCTGTTTCACCCAACCATACTGCTGTCATCCGTGCAGACTGGCTGGAGAAGTTAAATCTTTCTGTACCGAAGACACCGGAAGAACTGCTTGCAGTAGCAAAGGCGTTCACAGAGCAGGACCCTGATGGAAACGGAAAGAACGATACTTACGGAACAACAATGAACTCGGATTCACGAAGAGTACTTGCTCACATGTTTGGCTTTGGCAATCCGGAGAGTTATGCGATCGAAGATGGCAAGCTGACCAATGTATGGGACCGGAAGCAGGATTGGATTACCTTTGCGAAACAAATCGTGGATGCAAAGACTGTAGATCCGGACTTCCTGCTTGATAAAGGGGATAAAGCACTTACAGATTTCACCAATGGCAAGGTTGGTATTTTCCTTACAGGGAAACTTAGTCAACTGAATTCACCGACATTTGTGAACTTCAAACAGAATAATCCAACGGGCAAACTGGAGGCATTTGATTTGCCTGCGACAAAGTATGGCTCCTTCACAGGGTATGTCAATGGCGGACCATCCATTGTAGGCTTCATAAATTCAGCAACCAAAGATCCTGATGCTGCCGCCAGATACATTAACTGGCTGACCGATCCTAAAGTTTCCGACTATTTGGTAAACGGACCGGATGGCGTATATAAAAAGCGGGATGCTGAAGGTACCGTTGTTGTTGTGGATCCGGAGAAGAATAAAATTGAATACGATTACGCAGCCGATTACAGTATCATTAGAACCTTTGATTTAACGGATGATTCCATTAGTCCTTTAGCGAATGAATATTATAACTCGTATCTCAAATCGAGCGACCCTTTATTACAGGAGTTTGGGGTTCTATACTATAAAATGGCGCAAATTGCAAACAAACCTGGCACTACTGATCCAAGAAAATGGCAGCAAACGTTACCGGCACTTGCTTCTGAATTGCTCTTGCAGGAGACGAATGGATTAAAAGTCGTTGATGAAATCTTCCTGAAATCACTTGCAGATACAGGCAAGACGGCAGAACAAGCAGTTGCAGAAGCGAAAGAGGCCTGGAATAAAGCTGGCGGTGAAGCTGTAGACGCATACTACAGTGAGTATTATGCAGAACATAAAGATCAAATGTTATCACCGGAGGACTTTGAGGGTCTGAAGAGCGAACCGGAATTGCTGCCTTCAGCAAAGGCGAATTTCGACAAGCAATAAGAACGGGTATGTTATATTGTAAATAGTCATAGAAGGGGAACTCTTTGTCCTAAGGATAAAGATTTCCCCTTTCAGATACTATCCGGCAGAAATGTGGTGAACCCTGTATGTATCGTGTAGTCATCGTGGACGATGAACCTTGGGCTTTGATTGGCATCCGCAAATTAATTGAGCGCAACGGAAACAAATTTAAAATTATCTGCGAAACAACAGAGCCGCTTAAAGCGTTAGAGGTGATTTGTGAAGAATACCCCGATGTTGTCTTTGCAGATATTCGTATGCCTGACATGACAGGGATTGAGCTGATGCAAAGGACGAGAGCACAGGAAAGGGATGTGGATTTTGTTGTAATCAGCGGATTTGCTGAATTCTCTTATGTGCAGCAAGCCTTACAAGAAGGTGCAATGGATTATCAGTTAAAGCCTCTGGATATGGACAAGGCGCAGGAAATGCTGGACAAGCTGTATAAGAAGCTGGAGAACAAGCGCAGCACCAATGATTTAAGCTTTTACATTTCCTTGCTTGAAGAGAACAAGGATATCCAGCAGCTGTTAAACTCCCGGTTGCGTATTAAGCCCTACAGAAGATATCAGGTTGTAACGGTGTATTTTAAAAGCGCTGAATATGATGATACGGGTTTATTGGAATTAGAAAGTAAAGTGCAGCTCACAACCATGAAATTGGGCCCGAAAAAATGTGTGTTCATTATTAATAGTGATGCAGATCAAAGCGCGTTGATCTATCGCAGTCTCACTTCCAACGAGAATGTCGTGGACAGGGCAGGGATTAGTTTGTCCGTCGACCGGGAAGATTATATCTCTATGCTCTTAAAAACGTCTGATATCGCGAGTAATGATTGTTTCATTGACCGTTCAAGACGGATTTCACAATACAGCAAGGGTAAAAAAAATCTTGTCAAACAATTTGCGGAAGAGCTTATTGATGGACTCGAAAGGGCCCAATACAGGAGTATGAAGGAATTCACATCCCGGATGTCGGATTTCTTTGCTGCATACCAGTTAGGGATTGAGGATGCCGTGTTTTTGTGGAATGAAATTGTCCTGCATGCTTCAAAAGGTAAAGAAAGCAGCAGCCGGGTCATGGATTTTGAGTTCCTGGATGATAGTGAAATGAAGGAAAAGTTCATGGATCTGGAAATGCTCGGTGAATATGTTTTTGAACAATTGTCGTACCCGGAACCGGATCAGCTTGGGGATGCCAATCAGAAATTTAAAGAGCTGCTACACTACACCAATAAGCATTTTCATGAAGAACTCTTTTTAAAGGATCTGGCCGCGAAGTTTTTTATTAATGTGAGCTATTGCTGTGAATTGTTTAAAAGGGTTACTGGAATGACATTTTCCCAATATATGACCGATTTGCGGATGAAAAAGGCTGTTGAATTGCTTCAGAATAGCAATCTGTCCATTGCAGAGATATGTAAGAGTGTAGGTTATAGTGATTATTTCTATTTCAATAAGGTATTTAAACGGAATATGGGTTCTACACCTTCCAAATATCGTAAAACGAGTGGAGATATGAATGCGCTCACTTAGAAATCTCAAACTGAAGCATCAGATATCCCTGTTGATCGTGATTGCCCTGATTATGATGATCCTAATGCAGAGCATGTACACTGCTTTCTTTAATTCGCTCACACGGGACCGTGCGGCTCAGTTTGCAGGGAATCTAATGGAGCAGGTAGCGCTAAATATAGATACCATTGCCAAAAATGTGGAGAGAGACTCCATTACAGTTAGTTATAGCAAATTTGTGCAGGAATTGATGGTGTCGGATGATATTATCCGGAAAACCGAATTAAATGAGTATGTCACGGAAATTTTCACCCATACAAGGTCATCCAATCAGAATATTTACAGTATCGTGCTCTTGAGCAGTAAGGATAAACAGACTTCCGACTCCTTGCATTATAACAATGATATTCTGAAAACCTTAGAGGGGATTTACAACTTTAAAAGTGATGAGTTTAGAAAGCCCGTATTTTCTTCGATTGTAAGAGACCGGAGTGATGCGTTCTATTATTATTCCTATATTTCGCCTATCTTTTCTTCATATGATAATTCCAAAATAGGAAGCTGCATTTTTCTTTTAGATACAAGGGAACTTGAAAAATTAGTGAATACCACGGAATTAACGAAGAATTCACTCCTTCTAATCTTGGATGCCGACAATCGGGTGATTGTGAGCAATAAAGGGTTAAAAGCAGGTGATTACTACGAAGATGTGTTTTGGCAAGAAGGAGTAAGCAGTACGGCCAAAGATGAAATTGTGTATGAGGGCAAGAAGTCCCTGGTCCAGTATAAGAAAATTGAAAGCACGGACTGGAAGATCATCAGTGTTCTTCCTACTGCAGAGCTTACCAAAGATATGAAGCCTATCGTGACGTTAGGGATCTGGTTAGGCCTCATTATGATTATCATGCTGGCGGCAATAGGAAGTATCTTTATGTATAATACCACTCGTCCGATCATGCTGATCGTGAGATTCCTATCCAGGGTGGGCGACCGGGAATTAAATTACAGGTTGAAAATACCATCCACCAATGAAGTTGGTATTATTGCTACCCATATCAATCACATGCTTGACAATGTGGAAGAAATGACCCGAAATACTGTTGAGAACCAAACGTCCCTGTATGAAGCTGAATTATCCAAGAAGCAGGCGGAACTATCTGCACTGCAAAGCCAGATTAATCCGCACTTTCTTTATAATACGCTGAACTGCCTGAGCAGTATTGGTCTGGCTTATGATGTGAGCGAAGTCGTGAGCATATCGTCTGCCATGTCGAGCATATTCCGCTATAGCATTAAAGGCCAGGATCTAGTGAGCATTAAGGACGAAATGGGCTGCATTAAAGATTATCTGCTAATTATGGACATCCGGTACCAGGGTAAATTTGAGATTGTCATTGAGATGAAAGAGTCTATTCTGGAAATGAAATCTTTGAAAATGATTCTACAACCGATTGTGGAAAATGCGATGTATCATGGTCTGGAGATGAAGACAGGATCTGGACGTCTGTCCATTCAAGGGTTTATCTCTGAGGAGGGCTATCTGCAAATCGACATCGAGGATGACGGGATCGGAATGACGGAGGCTCAGTTATCCGAATTGCTTACAGGAATCAGAGAGAGCGCAAATACGGAACTGCTCGGTACGGACAAACAAGGCATTGGGCTTAGCAATATTAATAAGCGGATCAGGCTGCAATTCGGAGCGCAATATGGTCTGGATGTTGCTAGTGAAGCGGGGAAGGGAACGAAGGTTACCGTGCGTCTGCCCATTATCGAACCCACAGGCAAAATGCATCTGCTGCTGTAAACTTTATCAGGAATGAAAGGACCACCCAACTCATGGATTTATATGTGACGAACAACGGGGAATGCAAGGTTAGTATTGAGATAACGTACAACAGTGGCATTATTACGAATAATGCTGTGGAATTGTTGCTGGAAGAATGGAGGGACGGGTATCAGATTAGTAATCTTCAGCTGCATTCGGAACCGGTTGAAGGGAACCGCATTCGCATACTCGAACCCTCAGATATCGCAGGTAAGGATAATCAGACCTTTGTTATTTCCACAACTATAACAGACGGATATTATCAGATGAATCTCTCCGGCACAAGTGAAAAGGCGATCCTCTACGGCATCTGCGAAATTCTTGATCAGACGTATATCCGGGATCAAGATGTCCGTTTGCCGCTCCTGAATATGATTAGTTCACCAGATGTTAAGAAGCGGGGAGTCGAGCGGCATTGGGGCCCGTCCATGACAACAACGGATAACCTGGACGAGAACCTCAAGCTGATCAGGCTTTTAGCAAGAAAACGGGTCAATCATCTCATGTGGATCGATAGTTGGATTAATCTGAGCTGGTATCCGTTTCTTGAACTCAGGTATTTTCCGGCACTTCAAAGAACGGATGAGCAGGGTAAAATTAAGCACGCGAAGGAATGCCTGCGCACGATTATTAATGAAGCAAAAAATTGGGGGATGGATTTCTACCTCTCCTGCACGGAGTTTAATATCCCCGAAGACCTGTTACAGCGGTGCCCGGATATGTTCTATCAGAATCCGCAAACGGGGTTACGTGTGCTACGTTTAGACCATGAAGATACCTGGCTATTCTATAAAGCGAAAATTAAAGAGGTCATGGAGGACTTTCCTTCCCTTTCCGGAATTGAGCTATGGACAGGCGAGGCCATGGAAATCTACCAATGTTATCGTCCGGACACGGATACAAGGTCGATTGGGGAGCTTTTCCTTGCGATGTATGATTACGCTCTTGAGGCGATGGATGAGGTGGGACGAAGTGATGGACGCGTGATTTGCTCCAGCTTTACCCATCATCCGGATTGCGAAAAAATCTATGAAGATATTTTGGGTAAATTACCGGAGCGCTGTGACTCGCGCAGTAAAATGCAGGTGGAGGATTACTATCGTTTTCATTCTCCCGCGACGCTTCCAGGCAGGCTGTCACCGGGCAGAGAATGGGTGGAATTTGACCTCGGAGGCGAATACCGGGGGGATTGGGCCGGGTGGATTAGCTGTGCGCTTGCGTTTATCCCGGATCGCATGAGGTATTATTACGATAAGGGCATCAGCGGGTTCATGTGCAGAATACGCGGTCATGCCCTGGGTCCGAATACTACCTTTGTTGGCGACTATGCTGTCTTAAAGGGACTACAGTCCATTAAATATGATATCTATTTCAAGTCCTGCTGGGACATGAATATCCAGCTGGCTGATGTATGGCGCATGTGCAAGAGAAGCGGTTTTCCCGATCAAATGCTGGAGTTCTTTCAATTGTCGGAAATGGTGGCCGAACAAGCGCATTATGCCAATGAAGCCATCGTTAATAATTTCCATTCCTCCTTTATTGGCTCAATCGAAAGATACGAGTGGCAGCTGAGCTACGTGGATCATGTCTATAATACGGCGGGGCTGGAAAGAAAATGGATTCTAGAGCCTACTGAAGAAAATTTATCACTCATTGTAAATGAGAAGGAACAGGCCGTTCACAATGTTCGAAGAATGAGTGAAATCCTGGAGCAGTGTAAGCAGGAGCTCGTTGAAGAGGACTATCTTGCTCTAAGGAAATGTATGGACTATCAGATACAAGTCGTTAAGGTGTTCAAAGTGCATACCGAAATGTTCTTCAGGTATCGGTTATTCGTGATGACGAAGCTGGAGTACAGGCACAAGCTTCTTGTGGATTGCATGAGAAGATGTGAAGAGGAAGTGAAGCAGCTCCGGCTTCATGATGAAGTGCAGGCCAAGCATGCTTATGCATTAATCTCCGATATCAAATGGCGGCTGAGCTGTGATATGCAGAAATATTATCATGAGCTGTCCTACCATGGAGTTTGTAAGGTAGCTGATTAATGAACATGTAGCTGGAGGGATACAAGCAATGAGAAGAATGGGTATTGGATTGCAGATGCATACGGTGCGCAAGGAATTGGCCCAAGATTTCGCCGGTACACTTCGCCGCGTGGCTGAACTTGGCTACGAAGGGATAGAATTTGCAGGTTACGGCGGATTGTCTGGGGAAGCGCTGAAGGAGCTGTTGCAGGAATTGAACCTGAAAGCAATCGGCGCTCATGTAAGTATCGCCAAGATGAAGGCTGATTTGAATAAAGAAATCGAATATCTGCGTGCGATTGACGCTCCTTATCTCATTTGCCCACATATTGCTGCCGGGGACCGCGAAACTCCTGAAGCCTGGCAGAGCTTATTCGCTTATTTTGCGGAAACAGGCCGGCGGGTTAAGGAGCGAGGACTTCAGTTCGCTTACCATAACCATGCGTTTGAATTTGAGCTGAAAGTAAACGGCCAATACGCTTTAGATGCCTTATATTCATCCGTTACTGCGGAGTCACTCCAAGTGGAGCTGGATGCAGGCTGGGTTCAATTTGCAGGTCTGGACGCATTGCAGTACATTGCGGATTATGCAGGCCGGCTGCCGCTGCTTCACTTGAAGGATTTCAAAGGAACGGTGGACGGAGATATCAATACAGTTGAGTTAGGTGAAGGGGAGATCGATCTGCAATCTGTCATCCAGGCCGGCTCGGACGCAGGGGTTGAATGGATCATAGTAGAGCAGGATCGATGCGCGAACCCTCCGCTTGAGAGTGTTGCTGCCAGCTACAATTGGCTGAAGCGCAATTACTTATCGCAATTTTAAGTTAAATACCATCTCCAAAGGAGACGAATCAGATATGAACAAAATTAAGGTAGCCGTAATAGGCTGCGGGACCATTTCCAAGAAAAGACATATTCCGGAATACGCGGCGAATCCAAACGTTGAACTTGTAGCCTTCTGCGATCCGGTTCTTGAACGGGCCGAAGGTTTTGCAGAGCACTACGGAGGCAGAGCCTATACATGCTATGAAGAAATGCTGAAGTCCGAAAAGCCTGATGCAGTCAGCGTATGTACACCAAACGTGCTGCACGCGCCATGTGCAATTGCCGCTGCGAATGCAGGCGCTCATGTGCTTGTGGAGAAGCCGATGGCAACGAACGCGGCGGACGCAGCGGCTATGATTGAAGCGGCGAATAAGAACGGGGTGTTCTTAATGGCGGGGCAGAACCAGCGCCTGATGCCGCCTCACCTGAAGGCCAAAGAAATTTTGCAGACAGGTAAAATGGGTAAAGTTATTTCCTTCCGTACTTCCTTCGGTCATCCGGGACCTGAACGCTGGAGTGTGGATGGCCGCGACAGCTGGTTCTTCCGCAAGGAAGACGCCATCATGGGCGCAATGGGTGACCTCGGCGTTCACAAGTCCGATCTGATCCGCTGGCTGCTTGAGGATGAAGTCGCTGAAGTCGCTGCCTTTGTGAACACACTGCATAAAGAAGGAACCGATGTCGACGATAACGCGACGTGCATCCTGCGCATGAAGAGCGGAACAATTGGTACGCTAGTGGCCAGCTGGACGTATTATAAAGGCGGCGACAACAGCACAGTATTGTGGTGTGAGAACGGCGTGATGCACATCGGTACGCATCCCGTTGATCAAGTGATTGTCGAGCTTCGTGACGGCTCCGTTGAGAAGTATCAGGTCGGTGCGATGGCGACGAACGAGAAGCAAGTGCCCAGCGGCATCATGGATGCTTTCGTGGAAAGCATTGTAACGAACACACCACCGGACATTTCCGGTGAAGAAGGCCTGAAGTCGCTCGCAGTCATTCTGGCTGCTTTTGAATCACAGGATACGAAGAAGGTTGTTTCTTTGTCCTAAGGAAACCGCGGCGGTCAGTTCTTCATACTGAGTTCCATTGCCGAACTGTTTGTTGCTATGTTGGAGC
This window encodes:
- a CDS encoding Gfo/Idh/MocA family protein, translating into MNKIKVAVIGCGTISKKRHIPEYAANPNVELVAFCDPVLERAEGFAEHYGGRAYTCYEEMLKSEKPDAVSVCTPNVLHAPCAIAAANAGAHVLVEKPMATNAADAAAMIEAANKNGVFLMAGQNQRLMPPHLKAKEILQTGKMGKVISFRTSFGHPGPERWSVDGRDSWFFRKEDAIMGAMGDLGVHKSDLIRWLLEDEVAEVAAFVNTLHKEGTDVDDNATCILRMKSGTIGTLVASWTYYKGGDNSTVLWCENGVMHIGTHPVDQVIVELRDGSVEKYQVGAMATNEKQVPSGIMDAFVESIVTNTPPDISGEEGLKSLAVILAAFESQDTKKVVSLS
- a CDS encoding carbohydrate ABC transporter permease; amino-acid sequence: MKISTGEKTFYTINNIVIFLVSLTCLMPLLYIVATSFSSGAAIESGKVYLWPVDFTPAAYKVLTVSTGLFKYVWNSVVVTGVGVALSMIFTIICAYPLSKKKLFARKKITFFIVFTMLFGGGMIPTYLLVKELGLMNSYWSIWLTTLISPYNMLIMKSFFENIPDEIDESARIDGCSEWRILLQMYLPLSKAVIATLCLFYGVTYWNMFLKVLMYINDSRGYTLPVLIQQMVFQLEQIKLGTSVDLNQVAGANQVISESVKSAGVVVLIVPMLIVYPFLQKYFVKGVMLGSVKG
- a CDS encoding sugar phosphate isomerase/epimerase family protein, encoding MRRMGIGLQMHTVRKELAQDFAGTLRRVAELGYEGIEFAGYGGLSGEALKELLQELNLKAIGAHVSIAKMKADLNKEIEYLRAIDAPYLICPHIAAGDRETPEAWQSLFAYFAETGRRVKERGLQFAYHNHAFEFELKVNGQYALDALYSSVTAESLQVELDAGWVQFAGLDALQYIADYAGRLPLLHLKDFKGTVDGDINTVELGEGEIDLQSVIQAGSDAGVEWIIVEQDRCANPPLESVAASYNWLKRNYLSQF
- a CDS encoding ABC transporter permease; the protein is MKTDTVKLQRKNLMTDSMKLQRKMRIKENIPLYSMLILPLLVFAIFSYGPMFGLVIAFKDYRFIDGIMGSEWVGLRNFRMIFAQPQTVGIIRNTLVISLLTLVTSFPFPIILAILLNEVRSKFFKKATQTVLYLPHFFSWIIVGGIIINIFSTNNGPINFIIEALGGTPFQFMFNHTSWMSIYLGAGIWKDTGFNTIIYLAALSSIDPSYYEAAVVDGANKWKQITKITIPCLIPVIVLQFILATGKIMEVGFDRIYVLQNAMVRDISDVVSTYIYEFGIQSGNFSITTAMGLFDSVISLTLVLLANQIAKKSDNALF
- a CDS encoding extracellular solute-binding protein — its product is MKRKVLGVAALTLMMAVSTGLTACSNSNNNAGDKAANSTTNNTTASATKEPDKVANLTPAGLERKGKVSVMVYDRGLIPASEGTYDNNRWTKWIQENAPFEEVEFVIVPRTEAVQKMNMLFAAGEGPDVVANYEDVGPFIAKGQALEITEDLLAKMPNYKKILDENPALQKLTTTNGKIYTVGTISPVSPNHTAVIRADWLEKLNLSVPKTPEELLAVAKAFTEQDPDGNGKNDTYGTTMNSDSRRVLAHMFGFGNPESYAIEDGKLTNVWDRKQDWITFAKQIVDAKTVDPDFLLDKGDKALTDFTNGKVGIFLTGKLSQLNSPTFVNFKQNNPTGKLEAFDLPATKYGSFTGYVNGGPSIVGFINSATKDPDAAARYINWLTDPKVSDYLVNGPDGVYKKRDAEGTVVVVDPEKNKIEYDYAADYSIIRTFDLTDDSISPLANEYYNSYLKSSDPLLQEFGVLYYKMAQIANKPGTTDPRKWQQTLPALASELLLQETNGLKVVDEIFLKSLADTGKTAEQAVAEAKEAWNKAGGEAVDAYYSEYYAEHKDQMLSPEDFEGLKSEPELLPSAKANFDKQ
- a CDS encoding response regulator transcription factor, with the translated sequence MYRVVIVDDEPWALIGIRKLIERNGNKFKIICETTEPLKALEVICEEYPDVVFADIRMPDMTGIELMQRTRAQERDVDFVVISGFAEFSYVQQALQEGAMDYQLKPLDMDKAQEMLDKLYKKLENKRSTNDLSFYISLLEENKDIQQLLNSRLRIKPYRRYQVVTVYFKSAEYDDTGLLELESKVQLTTMKLGPKKCVFIINSDADQSALIYRSLTSNENVVDRAGISLSVDREDYISMLLKTSDIASNDCFIDRSRRISQYSKGKKNLVKQFAEELIDGLERAQYRSMKEFTSRMSDFFAAYQLGIEDAVFLWNEIVLHASKGKESSSRVMDFEFLDDSEMKEKFMDLEMLGEYVFEQLSYPEPDQLGDANQKFKELLHYTNKHFHEELFLKDLAAKFFINVSYCCELFKRVTGMTFSQYMTDLRMKKAVELLQNSNLSIAEICKSVGYSDYFYFNKVFKRNMGSTPSKYRKTSGDMNALT
- a CDS encoding sensor histidine kinase, coding for MEQVALNIDTIAKNVERDSITVSYSKFVQELMVSDDIIRKTELNEYVTEIFTHTRSSNQNIYSIVLLSSKDKQTSDSLHYNNDILKTLEGIYNFKSDEFRKPVFSSIVRDRSDAFYYYSYISPIFSSYDNSKIGSCIFLLDTRELEKLVNTTELTKNSLLLILDADNRVIVSNKGLKAGDYYEDVFWQEGVSSTAKDEIVYEGKKSLVQYKKIESTDWKIISVLPTAELTKDMKPIVTLGIWLGLIMIIMLAAIGSIFMYNTTRPIMLIVRFLSRVGDRELNYRLKIPSTNEVGIIATHINHMLDNVEEMTRNTVENQTSLYEAELSKKQAELSALQSQINPHFLYNTLNCLSSIGLAYDVSEVVSISSAMSSIFRYSIKGQDLVSIKDEMGCIKDYLLIMDIRYQGKFEIVIEMKESILEMKSLKMILQPIVENAMYHGLEMKTGSGRLSIQGFISEEGYLQIDIEDDGIGMTEAQLSELLTGIRESANTELLGTDKQGIGLSNINKRIRLQFGAQYGLDVASEAGKGTKVTVRLPIIEPTGKMHLLL